A single Xylanimonas cellulosilytica DSM 15894 DNA region contains:
- a CDS encoding DUF805 domain-containing protein yields MGIGAAITSGFRNYATFRGRARRSEFWWWMGFTAVVNALLGGSGFRFGRLGLPELAVGDGYGVLAALFALATLVPTLAVTWRRLHDTNRSGGWFFIQLVPVVGSLILLVLLIIDGTPGPNRFGWDPRARRGPRPWEAFRSAG; encoded by the coding sequence ATGGGTATCGGTGCGGCCATCACGTCAGGGTTCCGGAACTACGCGACGTTCCGTGGGCGGGCCCGTCGCTCGGAGTTCTGGTGGTGGATGGGCTTCACCGCCGTCGTGAACGCGCTCCTCGGCGGCAGCGGGTTCCGCTTCGGGCGTCTCGGTCTCCCGGAGCTCGCCGTCGGGGACGGCTACGGCGTGCTCGCAGCGCTCTTCGCCCTGGCCACGCTCGTCCCGACCCTTGCTGTGACATGGCGCCGCCTCCACGACACGAACCGCTCCGGCGGCTGGTTCTTCATCCAGCTCGTGCCGGTCGTCGGTTCGCTGATCCTGCTCGTACTCCTGATCATCGACGGAACGCCGGGCCCCAACCGCTTCGGCTGGGACCCCAGGGCGCGGCGAGGTCCCCGACCGTGGGAAGCCTTCCGGTCGGCGGGGTAG
- a CDS encoding DUF4255 domain-containing protein encodes MITSIRAASRTLADFLQAQLEADPALDGLFTTSGTAKVYLNTPADMAGRTGLSVWLYQVVRDEHTLNAPPPRVSATGQRSTVLPLRLHYLLAPIGPSGQTDAPETEQVILGKALHALHARPVLRGTLLSDDYEGTSTELTVRLEPLSIDQLGRIWDALGTSYRTSVSMEVSVVELFADTVVTPGPPVLVPVLEPGIEVR; translated from the coding sequence ATGATCACGTCGATCCGTGCCGCGAGCCGTACCCTCGCCGACTTCCTGCAGGCGCAGCTCGAGGCCGACCCGGCCCTCGACGGTCTGTTCACCACGTCCGGCACGGCCAAGGTGTACCTCAACACCCCCGCGGACATGGCCGGCCGTACCGGGCTGTCGGTGTGGCTGTACCAGGTCGTGCGCGACGAGCACACGCTCAACGCTCCGCCCCCGCGAGTGTCCGCGACCGGGCAGCGGTCCACGGTGCTCCCGCTGCGGCTGCACTACCTGCTCGCACCCATCGGGCCGTCCGGCCAGACCGACGCCCCCGAGACCGAGCAGGTGATCCTCGGCAAGGCGCTGCACGCACTGCACGCGCGTCCCGTGCTGCGCGGCACGCTGCTGTCCGACGACTACGAGGGGACGAGCACCGAGCTCACCGTCCGGCTGGAGCCCTTGAGCATCGACCAGCTCGGCCGCATCTGGGACGCCCTCGGCACCTCGTACCGCACGTCGGTGTCGATGGAGGTCTCGGTGGTCGAGCTGTTCGCCGACACCGTCGTGACCCCGGGGCCGCCCGTGCTCGTGCCCGTGCTCGAACCCGGGATCGAGGTGCGCTGA
- a CDS encoding phage tail protein, whose amino-acid sequence MPPAQRQDPFRNTNFRLEIDELAVAAFSEVSGLTSTGDVVDYRTGVDVQLTARKLPGLRKFGPIVLKRGVVADPSLWEWYRNVVNGVPDRRNGSVILMDDQRNDVLRWNFEAAWPNKIDGPSLKALGNETAVESVELIVEDITLEVG is encoded by the coding sequence ATGCCTCCCGCACAACGCCAGGATCCGTTCCGCAACACGAACTTCCGCCTCGAGATCGACGAGCTCGCGGTCGCCGCCTTCAGCGAGGTCAGCGGGCTGACCAGCACCGGTGACGTCGTCGACTACCGCACCGGTGTCGATGTGCAGCTCACGGCGCGCAAGCTCCCCGGGCTGCGCAAGTTCGGCCCGATCGTGCTCAAGCGCGGCGTCGTCGCCGACCCCTCCCTGTGGGAGTGGTACCGCAACGTCGTCAACGGGGTGCCCGACCGCCGCAACGGCAGCGTCATCCTCATGGACGACCAGCGCAACGACGTCCTGCGCTGGAACTTCGAGGCCGCCTGGCCCAACAAGATCGACGGCCCGTCGCTCAAGGCGCTCGGCAACGAGACCGCCGTCGAGTCGGTCGAGCTCATCGTCGAGGACATCACGCTCGAGGTCGGCTGA
- a CDS encoding GNAT family N-acetyltransferase, whose amino-acid sequence MAIQVRPATVFDDVAAVVGPKNPTSNVCFCLSYRIGSKENLALRGQARADRVRGLCAQDPPPGVLAYDGDVVVGWAAVHPRRDTSFATSRRIPHVDDVDVWSLWCFRVRPGHRKQGIMHALVEGAVEHARGRGAPAIEGYPVDNDGERVDLTMAYVGTRRLFERAGFTKAADTSSVLSGFPRIVMRLDLR is encoded by the coding sequence ATGGCCATCCAGGTCCGTCCCGCAACGGTCTTCGACGATGTCGCCGCCGTCGTCGGGCCCAAGAACCCGACGTCGAACGTGTGCTTCTGCCTGAGCTACCGCATCGGGTCGAAGGAGAACCTGGCGTTGCGCGGTCAGGCGCGCGCGGATCGGGTCCGGGGGCTGTGCGCGCAGGACCCGCCGCCGGGCGTCCTCGCCTACGACGGCGACGTCGTCGTCGGATGGGCGGCCGTCCACCCGCGCCGCGACACGTCGTTCGCGACGAGCCGCAGGATCCCCCACGTGGACGACGTCGATGTCTGGTCGCTGTGGTGCTTCCGGGTGCGGCCGGGCCATCGGAAGCAGGGCATCATGCACGCCCTCGTCGAGGGTGCCGTCGAGCATGCGCGCGGACGCGGCGCGCCGGCGATCGAGGGCTACCCGGTCGACAACGACGGAGAGCGGGTGGACCTCACGATGGCGTACGTGGGGACCCGGAGACTCTTCGAGCGGGCCGGCTTCACGAAGGCAGCCGACACCAGCTCCGTGCTGTCCGGCTTCCCACGCATCGTCATGCGGCTCGACCTGCGGTGA
- a CDS encoding AfsR/SARP family transcriptional regulator gives MSERMSVVGATKGGTPVQQLRLTVLGGFDLHVDDEPVRVPLAVQRMLALLAVRNRPQSRCDVASTLWMDTTQARATANLRGALWKLGPWRSELIGCDGDRMWLAPRIEVDLTQVVARARRLIGPEPGLRTDDTALEGLEDELLPGWDDEWLAAEREALHQLRVHGLDSLCTRLVEGGRGAEAVCAGQAAVAADPLRESAQRALIAAHLAEGNVSEAWRQYEIYRQLLWESLGLRPSPQLVSLVAVAQP, from the coding sequence ATGTCGGAACGGATGTCGGTGGTCGGTGCGACGAAGGGCGGGACCCCGGTCCAGCAGCTCCGGCTGACCGTGCTGGGCGGCTTCGACCTGCACGTCGATGACGAGCCCGTGCGCGTGCCGCTGGCCGTGCAGCGGATGCTCGCCCTGCTCGCCGTGCGCAACCGGCCGCAGAGCCGGTGCGACGTGGCGTCGACGCTGTGGATGGACACCACGCAGGCCCGGGCGACGGCGAACCTGCGCGGAGCGCTGTGGAAGCTGGGCCCGTGGCGGTCCGAGCTGATCGGCTGCGACGGAGACCGGATGTGGTTGGCGCCGCGGATCGAGGTGGACCTGACCCAGGTCGTCGCGCGTGCCCGTCGCCTCATCGGCCCGGAGCCGGGGCTGCGCACGGACGACACCGCGCTGGAGGGTCTGGAGGACGAGCTGCTGCCCGGGTGGGACGACGAGTGGCTGGCCGCCGAGCGCGAGGCGCTGCACCAGCTGCGGGTCCACGGCCTGGACTCGCTGTGCACCCGGCTCGTCGAAGGTGGGCGGGGCGCCGAGGCCGTCTGCGCCGGGCAGGCGGCGGTCGCGGCAGACCCGCTGCGCGAGAGCGCCCAGCGCGCCCTGATCGCGGCACACCTCGCCGAGGGCAACGTCTCCGAAGCCTGGCGGCAGTACGAGATCTATCGCCAGCTGCTGTGGGAGAGCCTGGGGCTGCGCCCTTCCCCGCAGCTGGTCTCGCTGGTCGCAGTCGCTCAGCCCTGA
- a CDS encoding TetR/AcrR family transcriptional regulator, whose product MSERELSPTQQRTRAALIRAGIEVLSNDPSAPLGEVAARADVARSTLHRYFADKKALTDAVTEFVGAEHDAAVVRANLTEGTGLEAMRRLALELMDRLDVLAWIMGPAMMVGDLPDGGFDEIMSGEPDQAVLDAVARGIADGSIDAALSPQWCESMLWSVLFSANHAPAAAGMTTTEARTQALRSLLKAIAADPGAVR is encoded by the coding sequence ATGAGTGAACGTGAACTGTCGCCGACGCAGCAACGCACCCGTGCGGCGCTCATCCGTGCCGGGATCGAGGTGCTGAGCAACGACCCGTCGGCGCCGCTCGGCGAGGTCGCTGCACGCGCGGACGTGGCCCGCTCGACCCTGCACCGCTACTTCGCCGACAAGAAGGCGCTGACCGACGCCGTCACCGAGTTCGTGGGTGCCGAGCACGACGCAGCGGTGGTGCGCGCCAACCTGACGGAAGGCACGGGACTCGAGGCGATGCGTCGCCTGGCGCTCGAGCTCATGGACCGCCTCGACGTGCTCGCCTGGATCATGGGCCCCGCCATGATGGTCGGCGACCTGCCCGACGGCGGGTTCGACGAGATCATGTCGGGGGAGCCGGACCAGGCCGTGCTCGACGCCGTCGCCCGCGGCATCGCCGACGGCAGCATCGACGCCGCCCTGTCACCGCAGTGGTGCGAGTCGATGCTGTGGTCCGTGCTGTTCTCCGCCAACCACGCGCCCGCAGCCGCAGGGATGACGACGACGGAGGCCCGCACCCAGGCGCTGAGATCCCTGCTCAAGGCGATCGCGGCCGACCCGGGGGCCGTGCGGTAG
- a CDS encoding ABC transporter ATP-binding protein — translation MSDTQPPEASDQIPEQTPEKAPVGDLLKPARMAVLLRFLKPHWRVITLGAAIGMIATVATLWTPRVVQDVIDAVMYGTPVAGYVTTLAILTVVGIIASWLSWIVLGRTAETVVFDVRRSLVERFVRGRVLQVAARPAGELVSRTTSDSQLLSAAVSSGFVSLVNGATGIIGTVILMGVIDPVMLAIALGAVVIFGGIMAALMPAVGRHRARAQEAIGHMGGELEGSVRALRTVKVARAERRRISEVLTHAADARRHGIKAVRSEAIAWTFAFGGIQVAIVVIVALGAWRVSAGYLSIAALVAFLMYIFNFIGPVMEFAEALSSLQSGLAASKRIIEIEEIDTEAVDDAPRSIAPSPSAGPASGTTAPRPVLEFDDVTARYTDDGEDVVQNLSIAIPRTGHTAFVGPSGAGKTSALSLALRFLEPTSGEIRIDGVPFQELTPAQVRSRFAFVEQDTPVIPGTIRDNLLIANPDATEEAIVDVLDVVQLTDQIAALPDGLDTSLVSSSVSGGQRQRIALARALLAQADVLLLDEATSQLDGRTESAIHSAITAAAQHGAVITVAHRLSTVVDADRIVVMDEGRVRAMGTHAELLATDSLYAEFVEALTIDRPAAPRTLAPA, via the coding sequence GTGAGCGACACCCAGCCGCCAGAGGCTTCCGACCAGATCCCCGAGCAGACTCCCGAGAAGGCACCCGTCGGCGACCTCCTCAAGCCCGCACGGATGGCCGTGCTGCTGCGCTTCCTGAAGCCGCACTGGCGCGTGATCACGCTCGGCGCCGCCATCGGCATGATCGCCACGGTGGCGACCCTGTGGACGCCGCGCGTCGTCCAGGACGTCATCGACGCGGTCATGTACGGCACGCCCGTCGCCGGGTACGTCACCACTCTCGCGATCCTCACCGTCGTCGGCATCATCGCGAGCTGGCTGAGCTGGATCGTGCTGGGCCGCACCGCCGAGACGGTCGTGTTCGACGTCCGGCGGTCCCTCGTGGAACGGTTCGTCCGCGGCCGCGTCCTGCAGGTCGCCGCGCGCCCCGCGGGCGAGCTCGTGTCGCGCACCACCTCCGACTCGCAGCTGCTGTCCGCAGCCGTGAGCTCGGGCTTCGTCTCCCTCGTCAACGGCGCCACCGGCATCATCGGCACCGTCATCCTGATGGGCGTGATCGACCCGGTCATGCTCGCCATCGCGCTCGGCGCCGTCGTCATCTTCGGCGGCATCATGGCCGCGCTCATGCCCGCCGTGGGCCGGCATCGCGCCCGCGCCCAGGAGGCCATCGGCCACATGGGCGGCGAGCTCGAGGGCTCCGTGCGCGCCCTGCGCACGGTCAAGGTCGCGCGCGCCGAGCGCCGGCGCATCTCCGAGGTGCTCACCCACGCCGCGGACGCCCGGCGCCACGGCATCAAGGCGGTCCGGTCCGAGGCGATCGCCTGGACCTTCGCGTTCGGCGGCATCCAGGTAGCCATCGTCGTCATCGTCGCCCTGGGCGCCTGGCGCGTGTCGGCCGGTTACCTGTCGATCGCCGCGCTCGTCGCCTTCCTCATGTACATCTTCAACTTCATCGGCCCCGTGATGGAGTTCGCCGAGGCGCTCTCCTCGCTCCAGTCCGGGCTCGCGGCGTCCAAGCGCATCATCGAGATCGAGGAGATCGACACCGAGGCCGTCGACGACGCGCCGCGATCCATCGCCCCGTCGCCCTCCGCCGGCCCGGCGTCGGGCACGACGGCGCCGCGCCCCGTGCTCGAGTTCGACGACGTCACCGCGCGCTATACCGACGACGGCGAGGACGTCGTCCAGAACCTGTCGATCGCCATCCCGCGCACCGGGCACACGGCGTTCGTGGGCCCGTCGGGAGCAGGCAAGACGTCGGCGCTCTCGCTGGCGCTGCGGTTCCTGGAGCCCACCTCGGGCGAGATCCGCATCGACGGTGTGCCGTTCCAGGAGCTGACTCCCGCGCAGGTGCGCTCCCGGTTCGCCTTCGTCGAGCAGGACACCCCGGTCATCCCCGGCACGATCCGCGACAACCTGCTCATCGCGAACCCCGACGCGACCGAGGAGGCGATCGTCGACGTCCTCGACGTCGTGCAGCTCACCGACCAGATCGCGGCGCTGCCCGACGGGCTCGACACCTCGCTCGTGTCGTCGTCGGTGTCCGGCGGGCAGCGGCAGCGCATCGCGCTGGCCCGTGCGCTGCTCGCCCAGGCGGACGTGCTGCTCCTCGACGAGGCGACCTCGCAGCTCGACGGCCGCACAGAGTCCGCGATCCACTCCGCGATCACGGCGGCGGCGCAGCATGGGGCGGTCATCACGGTGGCACACCGCCTGTCGACCGTCGTCGACGCCGACCGCATCGTCGTCATGGACGAGGGCCGCGTGCGTGCGATGGGCACCCACGCCGAGCTCCTCGCCACGGACAGCCTGTACGCCGAGTTCGTCGAGGCGCTGACGATCGACAGGCCCGCGGCCCCGCGGACCCTGGCGCCCGCGTGA
- a CDS encoding metal-sensitive transcriptional regulator: MSADAPRDPAAHAEAQRKIVNRLRRARGQLDAVITAVESGGQCRDVVTQLAAVSSALDRAGFAIVSSALRDCLADPDAQAEDGLTPDEIEKLFLMLA; encoded by the coding sequence ATGAGCGCCGACGCACCGCGCGACCCGGCCGCCCACGCCGAGGCCCAGCGCAAGATCGTCAACCGGCTGCGCCGTGCGCGCGGCCAGCTCGACGCCGTCATCACGGCGGTCGAGAGCGGCGGGCAGTGCCGCGACGTCGTCACCCAGCTTGCCGCCGTGTCCAGCGCCCTCGACCGCGCCGGGTTCGCCATCGTCTCCTCGGCGCTGCGCGACTGCCTCGCCGACCCCGACGCCCAGGCCGAGGACGGCCTGACGCCGGACGAGATCGAGAAGCTCTTCCTCATGCTGGCCTGA
- a CDS encoding phage tail sheath C-terminal domain-containing protein, giving the protein MPEYLAPGVYVEEVDTGSKPIEGVSTSTSGIVGVAERGPLDVPVLVTSSGDYVRWFGGKLDPLAFAGHQYLPHAVEGFFTNGGKRAYVVRVAGDGATHAASPLFHAGAVSSTPTVLVRPAGEGTGTAATPPALVVLGGSNLAESDWVRVGDGSGAEFRRLAADPDGDTTLVPLALPLARSHDAGTPVAEHTRAVLPVDFTTAGPTETGDTQLVVEGDHTDVAALVANLAGDTVRYVEIGTDAGLDVAEYRRVTTWTGPTITSTTTSTLRLGLDAPLDQPWPAGVVVSQVDLSAAAEHDTTVGLATAGSGLLFVDDRNGNLDTRSNLVVVDDGPNGELRRLGELSELDVVLPTGRHDVGDLVQAVRFPADRALAAATGAVLTLGAREAQGLVPGQRIVLDPGGTPQNLTVVAISGDDVTVTPAPTATSVGLTVVPIAKTTTAAALAGAKVLALDDRLGLAEGDVVRVGTGSTAQLVTIQSLPALTGVAPDAGNVVVWPGVAAPVPRGTEIGLPGTPAPVAGRQTTSIAVASVAGDDSLYVTDGSAFAAGETIRVLAGRRATYDRLALPASAADVEALTLEASPLARSHPAGSVVIGREPLVTVQALDPGAWGNRLRVSVENEPTGLVASTTLVTPVVDATTIRLASPAGVQAGTVLELFDPVTGASLGDPVKVDAIDRAAGTITLAGTGLTAAQQLAGAVVRSREFRLTVRLLRQPDPAVPSRDQQPIDVEVFRHLSLDPRHSGYLERVVGAIDGPLRTWDHRPEGSSLYVRVRDLGDDVAKHRVRLGPETLVDLLPDGRRVPAQLRLEDVSGSDALSSVTDGTYLGQDDADPDLRTGLQSLRNVEDVSLVAIPGQAGAALQQGVIDHCELMRYRFAVLDSTPEPNDTIADAQTQRQQFDTKYASLYYPWLSIPEPFPANLADVHDYAIPPSGHVLGVFARTDVTRGVHKAPANEIVQGITGLRRKVNRAEHDILNPYPTNINVIRDFREESRGIRVYGGRVLTSDPDWKYVNVRRLLIFIEASLDRGLQWVVFEPNADPLWARVRRVVSNFLTTVWRSGALEGTKVEEAYFVRCDRTTMTQTDIDNGRLIVQIGVAPVKPAEFVILRIGLWTAHANT; this is encoded by the coding sequence ATGCCTGAATATCTCGCCCCAGGCGTGTACGTGGAAGAAGTCGACACCGGCTCCAAGCCGATCGAGGGGGTGAGCACCAGCACGAGCGGCATCGTCGGTGTCGCCGAACGCGGCCCGCTCGACGTACCGGTCCTCGTCACGAGCTCCGGCGACTACGTGCGCTGGTTCGGCGGCAAGCTCGACCCGCTGGCGTTCGCCGGCCACCAGTACCTCCCGCACGCCGTCGAGGGCTTCTTCACCAACGGCGGCAAGCGTGCCTACGTCGTCCGGGTGGCAGGCGACGGCGCGACACATGCCGCCTCGCCGCTGTTCCACGCCGGTGCGGTGTCGTCGACGCCGACCGTGCTCGTACGCCCCGCAGGCGAGGGCACCGGCACCGCCGCCACGCCACCGGCGCTCGTGGTGCTCGGCGGGTCGAACCTGGCCGAGTCCGACTGGGTGCGCGTCGGCGACGGCTCGGGCGCCGAGTTCCGGCGGCTCGCCGCCGACCCCGACGGCGACACCACGCTCGTGCCGCTCGCCCTGCCGCTCGCCCGCTCGCACGACGCCGGCACGCCGGTCGCCGAGCACACGCGCGCCGTCCTGCCCGTCGACTTCACCACCGCCGGCCCCACCGAGACCGGCGATACCCAGCTCGTGGTCGAAGGCGACCACACCGACGTCGCGGCCCTCGTGGCCAACCTCGCGGGCGACACGGTGCGGTACGTCGAGATCGGCACCGACGCTGGCCTGGACGTCGCCGAGTACCGACGCGTCACCACGTGGACCGGCCCCACGATCACCAGCACCACCACCTCCACGCTCCGACTCGGCCTGGACGCCCCGCTCGACCAGCCGTGGCCGGCCGGCGTCGTCGTCTCCCAGGTCGACCTCTCGGCGGCCGCCGAGCACGACACCACGGTGGGGCTCGCCACCGCCGGCAGCGGCCTGCTCTTCGTCGACGACCGCAACGGAAACCTCGACACCCGATCGAACCTCGTCGTCGTCGACGACGGTCCGAACGGCGAGCTGCGACGCCTCGGCGAGCTCAGCGAGCTCGACGTCGTCCTGCCGACCGGCCGGCACGACGTCGGCGACCTCGTGCAGGCCGTCAGGTTCCCCGCCGACCGCGCCCTGGCCGCCGCGACCGGCGCCGTCCTCACGCTCGGCGCCCGCGAGGCCCAAGGGCTCGTGCCCGGCCAACGGATCGTGCTCGACCCGGGCGGAACCCCGCAGAACCTCACCGTCGTGGCCATCTCGGGCGACGACGTCACCGTCACCCCGGCGCCCACGGCCACGAGCGTGGGCCTGACCGTCGTCCCGATCGCCAAGACGACGACGGCGGCGGCGCTCGCGGGCGCGAAGGTGCTCGCGCTGGACGACCGGCTCGGGCTGGCCGAGGGTGACGTCGTGCGCGTCGGCACGGGTTCGACGGCGCAGCTCGTCACGATCCAGTCCCTGCCCGCGCTCACCGGCGTGGCTCCCGACGCGGGCAACGTCGTCGTCTGGCCCGGGGTCGCCGCTCCCGTCCCGCGGGGGACCGAGATCGGGCTGCCGGGGACGCCGGCGCCGGTGGCGGGTCGGCAGACGACGTCGATCGCCGTCGCCTCCGTGGCGGGCGACGACTCGCTCTACGTGACGGACGGCTCGGCGTTCGCGGCGGGGGAGACGATCCGCGTCCTGGCCGGCCGGCGCGCCACGTACGACCGGCTCGCCCTGCCGGCGTCCGCGGCCGACGTCGAGGCGCTGACCCTGGAGGCGTCCCCGCTCGCCCGCTCGCACCCGGCCGGCTCGGTCGTGATCGGCCGCGAGCCGCTCGTCACCGTCCAGGCGCTCGACCCCGGCGCGTGGGGCAACAGGCTGCGGGTCAGCGTCGAGAACGAGCCGACCGGGCTGGTCGCGAGCACCACGCTCGTCACTCCCGTCGTCGATGCGACGACGATCCGGCTGGCGTCGCCCGCCGGGGTGCAGGCCGGTACCGTCCTCGAGCTGTTCGACCCGGTCACGGGGGCGTCGCTCGGTGACCCCGTCAAGGTCGACGCGATCGACCGTGCGGCGGGCACCATCACGCTGGCCGGCACCGGCCTGACGGCGGCCCAGCAGCTCGCCGGCGCCGTCGTGCGCTCGCGCGAGTTCCGGCTGACGGTGCGCCTGCTGCGCCAGCCCGACCCGGCGGTGCCGTCGCGCGACCAGCAGCCCATCGACGTCGAGGTGTTCCGGCACCTGTCGCTGGACCCCCGGCACAGCGGCTACCTCGAGCGGGTCGTCGGAGCGATCGACGGGCCGCTGCGCACGTGGGACCACCGCCCCGAGGGGTCGTCTCTGTACGTGCGCGTGCGCGATCTCGGCGACGACGTGGCCAAGCACCGGGTGCGCCTGGGGCCGGAGACCCTGGTGGACCTGCTGCCGGACGGGCGCCGGGTGCCCGCCCAGCTGCGCCTGGAGGACGTGTCCGGAAGCGACGCGCTGAGCTCGGTGACCGACGGCACCTACCTCGGGCAGGACGACGCCGACCCCGACCTGCGCACCGGCCTGCAGTCGCTGCGCAACGTGGAGGACGTGTCGCTCGTGGCGATCCCGGGCCAGGCCGGCGCGGCGCTCCAGCAGGGCGTGATCGACCACTGCGAGCTCATGCGGTACCGGTTCGCGGTGCTCGACTCCACGCCCGAGCCGAACGACACCATCGCGGACGCGCAGACCCAACGGCAGCAGTTCGACACCAAGTACGCGTCCCTGTACTACCCGTGGCTGTCCATCCCCGAGCCGTTCCCGGCGAACCTCGCGGACGTCCACGACTACGCGATCCCGCCCTCGGGCCACGTGCTCGGGGTGTTCGCCCGCACGGACGTCACGCGGGGGGTCCACAAGGCCCCGGCCAACGAGATCGTGCAGGGCATCACGGGCCTGCGGCGCAAGGTCAACCGTGCCGAGCACGACATCCTCAACCCGTACCCGACCAACATCAACGTGATCCGGGACTTCCGCGAGGAGAGCCGCGGCATCCGCGTCTACGGCGGCCGGGTGCTCACCTCGGACCCGGACTGGAAGTACGTCAACGTCCGGCGCCTGCTGATCTTCATCGAGGCGTCGCTGGACCGCGGCCTGCAGTGGGTCGTGTTCGAGCCGAACGCCGACCCGCTGTGGGCCCGTGTGCGGCGCGTGGTGAGCAACTTCCTGACGACGGTCTGGCGCTCGGGTGCGCTTGAGGGGACCAAGGTCGAGGAGGCGTACTTCGTCCGCTGCGATCGCACCACGATGACGCAGACCGACATCGACAACGGCCGGCTGATCGTGCAGATCGGGGTCGCCCCGGTCAAGCCCGCCGAGTTCGTCATCCTGCGCATCGGCCTGTGGACCGCGCACGCCAACACGTGA
- a CDS encoding FAD-dependent oxidoreductase: MAAPDPQLENLTAPDGPQPAGAAPRIVIVGGVATGMSAAARARRLDESAEILVLERGEHVSFAGCGLPYHVGGEIASADTLLVHTPATLAASLNLDVRTRHDVVGLDADARTVRVRTPDGERTIAYDALVLAPGARAVRPPLPGIDSPRVRTLRTVPDAVTLRSWVDGAARRAVVLGAGFIGLEAAEQLAAAGLEVAVVERTDHVLPPLEGELAALVTAELDRLGIAVHDGASATAIEPGDGSDVVVLDDGTRLDADLVVLSVGVRPDTAVFAAAGVATDDGAIVVDEHGRTNLPHVWAGGDAVVSTDAVTGVRRPVALAGPANRAGRQIADAILRPATARPIPAAVGTAIVRVGRLAAGMTGANRTALAAAGIAHHTLHLHPAQHAGWFPGATQVHLLLHFDDGGRILGAQAVGADGVDKRLDVLATAIRGGLGVEDLIDLDLAYAPPFGAAKDPVNLAGMAAANVLDGTLRPWHAADLDAVLASSLVLDVRTEAELATGHLPGILHVPHTELRARLDEVRAVAAGRPVAVLCQSGVRSNLAHRILRQAGFEASSLSGGMLTLRATLGRTAATRLVTPATAEVEAA; this comes from the coding sequence ATGGCAGCACCCGATCCCCAGCTCGAGAACCTCACGGCGCCCGACGGCCCTCAGCCGGCGGGCGCCGCGCCGCGGATCGTGATCGTCGGCGGCGTCGCCACCGGGATGAGCGCCGCGGCCCGCGCGCGCCGCCTCGACGAGTCCGCCGAGATCCTCGTCCTGGAGCGCGGCGAGCACGTCTCGTTCGCCGGTTGCGGGCTCCCGTACCACGTGGGCGGTGAGATCGCGTCGGCCGACACCCTGCTGGTCCACACGCCCGCGACGCTCGCCGCGTCGCTCAACCTCGACGTCCGCACGCGCCACGACGTCGTCGGTCTCGACGCCGACGCCCGCACCGTGCGGGTCCGCACGCCCGACGGCGAACGGACGATCGCCTACGACGCCCTCGTCCTGGCGCCCGGCGCCCGGGCGGTCCGTCCGCCGCTGCCCGGCATCGATTCCCCGCGTGTGCGCACCCTGCGCACCGTCCCCGACGCCGTGACGCTGCGCTCATGGGTGGACGGCGCAGCCCGCCGCGCCGTCGTGCTCGGGGCGGGGTTCATCGGCCTGGAGGCCGCCGAGCAGCTCGCCGCCGCCGGGCTCGAGGTCGCCGTCGTCGAGCGCACCGACCACGTGCTGCCGCCGCTCGAGGGCGAGCTCGCCGCCCTGGTGACGGCCGAGCTGGACCGTCTGGGCATCGCGGTGCACGACGGCGCCTCCGCCACCGCGATCGAGCCCGGCGACGGGTCCGACGTCGTCGTCCTCGACGACGGCACCCGCCTCGACGCCGACCTCGTCGTGCTGTCCGTCGGTGTCCGCCCCGACACGGCGGTGTTCGCCGCAGCCGGCGTCGCCACCGACGACGGCGCGATCGTCGTCGACGAGCACGGCCGCACCAACCTGCCGCACGTGTGGGCGGGCGGCGACGCCGTCGTGTCCACCGACGCGGTCACCGGCGTGCGCCGCCCGGTCGCGCTGGCCGGGCCCGCGAACCGCGCCGGCCGCCAGATCGCCGACGCGATCCTGCGTCCCGCCACGGCCCGTCCGATCCCGGCCGCGGTGGGGACCGCGATCGTGCGCGTCGGGCGGCTCGCCGCCGGGATGACCGGCGCGAACCGCACCGCGCTCGCCGCCGCGGGCATCGCGCACCACACGCTTCACCTGCACCCCGCCCAGCACGCCGGGTGGTTCCCCGGCGCCACGCAGGTGCACCTCCTGCTGCACTTCGACGACGGCGGCCGCATCCTGGGCGCTCAGGCCGTCGGGGCCGACGGCGTCGACAAGCGCCTGGACGTGCTGGCCACCGCCATCCGGGGCGGCCTCGGCGTCGAGGACCTGATCGACCTCGACCTCGCCTACGCTCCCCCGTTCGGGGCAGCCAAGGATCCGGTCAACCTGGCCGGCATGGCCGCCGCCAACGTGCTCGACGGCACACTGCGGCCCTGGCACGCCGCCGACCTCGACGCCGTGCTCGCGTCGTCGCTGGTCCTGGACGTGCGCACCGAGGCAGAGCTCGCCACGGGCCACCTGCCCGGCATCCTGCACGTCCCGCACACGGAGCTGCGCGCGCGGCTCGACGAGGTGCGCGCGGTCGCCGCCGGGCGACCGGTCGCGGTGCTGTGCCAGTCCGGAGTGCGCTCGAACCTCGCGCACCGCATCTTGCGCCAGGCGGGATTCGAGGCGTCGTCGTTGTCGGGCGGCATGCTCACGCTGCGCGCGACGCTCGGACGCACCGCCGCCACCCGCCTGGTCACACCTGCCACTGCGGAGGTCGAGGCCGCATGA